In Aestuariibaculum lutulentum, one DNA window encodes the following:
- a CDS encoding glycoside hydrolase family 13 protein, producing MKMSLANLKIHGILKLGFVLFTIALNSACKNDTKAKEVVSYTDVKISEYKDLERIEPLNWWVGFKNQELQLLVKSPGISKAQPEINYSGVTITSVNKGESPNYLFIDLLIDHQTKPGKFNIEFRFENGEVKTQTYELKPRIKSADNYVGFNSSDAIYLITPDRFSNGNPSNDINVNLLERVIDRTNDYARHGGDIKGITNHLDYIEDLGFTAIWPCPLLTNDMPESSYHGYAMTDFYEIDPRFGTLEDYLELSEKAREKGIKLIMDQVANHCGSEHWWMKDLPFSNWVNQQKTFENKEHLTNSNHRRTSNQDPYASAKDKQDMSDGWFVPSMPDLNQKNPFMAKYIIQNSIWWIETAGLGGIRQDTYPYSDKEFMSRWAGAIMNEYPNFSIVGEEWSINPLIIGYWQEGANNRDGYDSNLKSPMDFAMQRQIVNAMNEEEGWDTGFIKMYEGLANDFYYASPKDILIFADNHDMSRISTQVYDDVDKIKMVLGYIFIMPRIPQFYYGTEILMNDTAKPGDHGLIRTDFPGGWEGDSVNAFTGKGLSKKQLDMQQFVKKIVKYRKGSKAIHEGKTIHFAPENGMYVLFRVLNDEVVVVILNKTSEISLSTSRFEELGLKGKNIKNIISGDISVWEDSITIKPNGVTLFSTKN from the coding sequence ATGAAAATGTCTCTGGCTAATCTAAAAATACATGGCATTTTAAAATTAGGTTTTGTTCTTTTTACAATAGCCTTAAATAGTGCCTGTAAAAATGATACAAAGGCAAAAGAAGTAGTATCTTATACCGATGTTAAAATTTCAGAATACAAGGATTTGGAACGCATAGAACCTTTAAATTGGTGGGTAGGATTTAAAAATCAAGAGTTACAATTGTTGGTTAAAAGTCCTGGTATTTCCAAGGCGCAACCGGAAATTAATTACTCGGGAGTAACCATTACATCTGTAAATAAAGGCGAAAGTCCAAATTATTTGTTTATCGATTTGCTTATTGATCATCAAACGAAACCGGGGAAATTTAATATTGAATTTAGGTTTGAAAATGGCGAGGTAAAAACACAAACTTATGAATTAAAACCAAGAATCAAGTCGGCGGACAATTATGTTGGTTTTAATAGTTCGGATGCGATTTATTTGATAACACCCGATCGCTTTTCAAACGGAAACCCTTCTAACGATATTAATGTAAATCTGTTAGAAAGAGTGATTGACAGAACTAATGATTATGCGCGTCATGGTGGTGATATAAAAGGAATTACCAATCACTTGGATTATATTGAAGATCTAGGGTTTACAGCCATCTGGCCATGTCCGTTACTTACTAACGATATGCCTGAAAGTTCATATCATGGCTATGCTATGACCGATTTTTATGAAATCGACCCACGTTTTGGAACTTTAGAGGATTATCTGGAATTATCCGAAAAAGCACGAGAAAAAGGAATCAAACTTATCATGGATCAGGTGGCGAATCACTGTGGATCGGAGCATTGGTGGATGAAAGATTTGCCGTTTTCAAATTGGGTAAATCAGCAGAAAACCTTTGAAAATAAAGAGCATCTAACAAATTCTAATCACAGACGTACAAGTAATCAGGATCCTTATGCATCTGCGAAAGATAAGCAGGACATGAGTGATGGCTGGTTTGTACCTTCTATGCCTGACTTGAATCAGAAAAATCCGTTTATGGCCAAGTACATCATTCAGAATAGTATTTGGTGGATAGAAACTGCAGGATTAGGTGGTATTCGTCAGGATACTTATCCGTATTCCGATAAAGAGTTTATGAGTCGTTGGGCGGGAGCTATTATGAATGAATATCCTAATTTTTCCATTGTTGGAGAGGAGTGGAGTATTAATCCGTTAATTATTGGCTACTGGCAGGAAGGTGCGAATAATCGGGATGGTTACGATTCCAATTTAAAATCTCCAATGGATTTTGCCATGCAACGCCAGATTGTAAATGCTATGAATGAAGAGGAAGGTTGGGATACCGGATTCATTAAAATGTATGAAGGACTGGCTAACGACTTTTATTATGCCTCACCAAAAGACATACTCATTTTTGCCGATAACCATGATATGAGCCGTATTAGTACTCAGGTTTATGATGATGTCGATAAGATAAAAATGGTTTTAGGATATATTTTTATTATGCCAAGAATTCCTCAGTTTTACTATGGTACCGAAATATTAATGAACGACACGGCTAAACCTGGCGACCACGGATTAATTCGAACTGATTTTCCTGGTGGTTGGGAAGGTGATTCAGTCAACGCGTTTACCGGAAAAGGATTGTCAAAAAAACAATTAGACATGCAGCAGTTCGTTAAAAAAATAGTGAAATACAGAAAGGGAAGTAAGGCCATTCATGAGGGGAAGACCATTCATTTTGCTCCGGAAAATGGTATGTATGTCTTGTTTCGTGTTTTAAATGATGAGGTTGTTGTTGTTATTTTGAATAAAACATCTGAAATAAGTTTGTCAACTTCAAGGTTTGAAGAGCTTGGTTTAAAAGGAAAGAACATTAAAAATATAATTAGTGGTGATATAAGTGTTTGGGAAGATTCTATTACAATCAAACCTAATGGGGTCACTTTATTTTCAACTAAAAATTAA
- a CDS encoding alpha-amylase family glycosyl hydrolase, giving the protein MKKLMLLIPALIIFISCKNEKKQVVQESEISQEIKVIEPINNAVLESAVIYEANIRQYSNEGSFKAFTQDIPQLKELGVKIIWLMPVFPISETNRKATGGDFAYKIEDEAERDKMLGSYYAVSDYTKINPEFGTIEDFRNLVKTAHDNGIYVILDWVPNHTGWDHEWIKNHPDYYTQNDKGEIIDPINPDTGESWGWGDVADLNYDNPEMRKEMIADMSYWITEEGVDGFRCDVASNVPTDFWAQAIPELRAKKDIFMLAEAGQPELMKANLFDMGYGWEFHHIMNEVAQSKMNVNDIKTYIEKSKTEYESDDILMNFVTNHDENSWNGTVKERLGEASNLMTALTYVMPGMPLIYSGQEYGLDYRLKFFEKDSIPKIKGATWNLLKELGQLKSTNPALNGGKTSAELKVLDVENPDVLILQRYKEKNKLVFIGNFSKVELEVDLPISGHFINFKTNTPVEFSQDKKLRLEPWEYKILISK; this is encoded by the coding sequence ATGAAAAAACTAATGTTATTAATCCCAGCTTTAATCATCTTCATTTCGTGTAAAAACGAAAAGAAACAGGTTGTGCAGGAATCTGAAATATCTCAGGAAATAAAGGTAATTGAGCCTATTAATAATGCTGTTTTAGAATCTGCAGTTATTTACGAAGCCAATATTCGTCAGTATTCTAACGAAGGTTCGTTTAAGGCCTTTACTCAAGATATTCCGCAGTTAAAAGAATTAGGGGTGAAAATTATCTGGTTGATGCCCGTATTTCCAATTTCAGAAACTAATAGAAAAGCCACCGGAGGTGATTTTGCTTATAAAATTGAAGATGAGGCCGAACGCGATAAAATGTTAGGAAGCTATTATGCGGTTTCCGATTATACCAAGATAAATCCTGAATTCGGAACTATTGAAGATTTCAGAAATCTGGTTAAAACAGCTCACGATAATGGCATTTATGTCATCTTAGATTGGGTGCCAAATCACACAGGTTGGGATCATGAATGGATAAAAAATCACCCAGATTATTACACCCAAAACGATAAAGGTGAGATTATAGATCCAATTAATCCCGATACCGGAGAATCGTGGGGTTGGGGAGACGTGGCCGATTTAAACTATGACAATCCTGAAATGCGTAAAGAAATGATTGCCGATATGAGTTATTGGATTACCGAAGAAGGTGTAGATGGGTTCCGATGTGATGTGGCAAGCAATGTGCCAACCGATTTTTGGGCGCAGGCCATTCCTGAACTTCGAGCAAAGAAGGACATTTTTATGTTGGCCGAAGCCGGACAGCCGGAGTTGATGAAAGCTAATTTATTTGATATGGGCTATGGCTGGGAATTTCATCACATTATGAATGAAGTCGCACAAAGTAAAATGAATGTAAACGATATAAAAACTTATATTGAGAAAAGCAAAACGGAATACGAATCGGATGATATTTTGATGAACTTTGTTACCAATCACGATGAAAATTCATGGAATGGTACCGTAAAAGAGCGCTTAGGTGAAGCTTCTAATTTAATGACAGCTCTGACTTATGTGATGCCCGGCATGCCATTAATTTATTCAGGACAGGAATACGGTTTAGATTACCGATTAAAGTTTTTTGAAAAAGATTCTATCCCAAAAATAAAAGGTGCAACATGGAATCTATTAAAGGAATTAGGTCAACTGAAAAGTACCAATCCAGCTTTAAATGGCGGGAAAACTTCCGCAGAATTAAAGGTTTTAGATGTTGAAAATCCAGATGTTTTGATTTTGCAGCGATATAAAGAAAAAAACAAACTTGTTTTTATTGGTAATTTTTCAAAAGTTGAACTAGAGGTGGATTTACCTATCTCAGGGCATTTTATCAACTTTAAAACCAATACGCCTGTAGAATTTAGTCAAGACAAAAAGTTAAGATTAGAACCTTGGGAATACAAAATTCTAATTAGCAAATAG
- a CDS encoding glycoside hydrolase family 97 protein, producing the protein MKRQNIYILLFTLLTCFGVTAQQLSSPDGDVVMEFSLNSDGAPVYQIAFKNKAAVKSSKLGFTLKETENMDSGFSVLDTQTSTFDETWKPVWGEESEIKNHYNELLVRLKQESTERLMNIRFRAFNEGVGFRYEFPEQPNLGHFIIEDEKTQFAMTGDHTAFWIPGDYDTQEYDYTESRLSEIRGLMDKSITENLSQKSFSSTGVQTSLMMKTDEGLYINIHEAALIDFSVLHLELDDETMVFNAWLTPDVQGTKPYLIAPSNTPWRTVMISDDARDILASRMTYNLNEPCALEDTSWIKPVKYVGVWWEMITGKSSWSYTNDFKAVKLDATDYSKATPNGTHAANNKRVKELIDFAALHGFDGVLVEGWNVGWEDWYGHSKDYVFDFVTPYPDFDVDEIQAYAKSKGVEMIMHHETSSSVRNYERHLDEAYQFMKDHGYNAVKSGYVGDILPRGENHYSQWMINHYQYAIEKAAEYEIMVNAHEAVRPTGIARTYPNLIGNESARGTEYQAFGGSKPNHVTVLPFTRLIGGPMDYTPGIFEMDISKLNPNNNSHVNSTIANQLALYVTMYSPLQMAADLPENYNKFLDAFQFIKDVAVDWDKSMYLEAEPGNYITIARKAKGTNNWFVGNVNGKVSRESNISLDFLDKGKKYIATIYADAKDADYKTNPQEYTIKKMKVTNTSKLSLKSVEGGGYAISIVEE; encoded by the coding sequence ATGAAGAGGCAGAATATATATATACTGCTGTTTACTCTATTAACCTGTTTCGGAGTAACAGCACAACAACTTTCATCGCCAGATGGAGATGTTGTCATGGAGTTTTCCTTAAACTCAGATGGAGCACCGGTTTATCAAATAGCTTTCAAAAATAAAGCAGCTGTAAAATCAAGTAAACTTGGATTTACACTTAAGGAAACTGAAAATATGGATAGTGGATTTTCAGTTTTAGATACACAAACATCAACATTTGATGAAACCTGGAAACCGGTTTGGGGAGAGGAAAGTGAGATTAAAAACCATTATAATGAACTTCTTGTTCGTTTAAAACAGGAATCAACAGAGCGTTTAATGAATATTCGTTTCCGCGCATTTAACGAAGGCGTTGGATTCCGTTATGAGTTTCCTGAACAACCTAATTTAGGGCACTTTATTATTGAAGACGAAAAAACACAGTTTGCTATGACAGGCGACCATACGGCATTCTGGATTCCGGGTGATTATGATACCCAGGAATACGATTATACAGAATCTCGCTTGTCTGAAATTCGTGGATTGATGGATAAATCGATTACCGAAAACTTGTCTCAAAAATCATTTTCTTCAACTGGCGTTCAAACGTCATTAATGATGAAAACCGATGAAGGTCTGTATATCAATATTCACGAAGCAGCATTAATTGACTTTTCAGTATTACACCTCGAATTAGATGACGAAACTATGGTGTTTAATGCTTGGTTAACTCCAGATGTTCAAGGAACCAAACCATATTTGATTGCGCCTTCAAATACGCCTTGGCGTACCGTTATGATTAGTGATGATGCCCGAGATATTTTAGCATCACGAATGACCTACAATTTAAATGAACCTTGTGCTCTTGAAGATACGTCGTGGATTAAACCCGTGAAGTATGTTGGCGTTTGGTGGGAAATGATTACAGGAAAAAGTTCCTGGTCTTATACCAATGATTTTAAAGCCGTGAAATTAGATGCCACCGATTATAGTAAAGCAACACCGAATGGTACGCATGCTGCTAACAATAAACGTGTAAAAGAATTAATAGATTTTGCTGCATTGCATGGTTTTGATGGTGTTTTAGTTGAAGGCTGGAATGTTGGCTGGGAAGATTGGTATGGGCATTCTAAAGATTATGTCTTCGATTTTGTTACCCCATATCCCGATTTTGATGTCGATGAGATTCAGGCTTATGCCAAATCTAAAGGAGTTGAAATGATTATGCATCACGAAACGTCTTCATCAGTTAGAAATTATGAAAGACATCTAGATGAAGCTTATCAGTTTATGAAAGATCATGGTTATAATGCCGTGAAGAGTGGTTATGTGGGTGATATTTTGCCAAGAGGTGAAAATCATTACAGCCAGTGGATGATTAATCATTATCAGTATGCAATTGAAAAGGCAGCCGAATACGAAATTATGGTAAATGCTCATGAAGCTGTTAGACCAACCGGAATTGCCAGAACCTATCCGAATTTAATAGGAAACGAATCGGCGCGTGGTACCGAATATCAGGCATTTGGTGGTTCGAAACCTAATCATGTAACGGTATTGCCATTTACACGTTTAATTGGTGGTCCTATGGATTATACACCTGGTATATTTGAAATGGACATTAGTAAATTAAATCCGAATAATAATTCACATGTTAATAGTACCATTGCGAATCAGTTGGCGCTTTACGTTACTATGTATAGCCCATTGCAAATGGCTGCCGATTTACCGGAAAACTATAATAAGTTTTTAGATGCTTTTCAGTTTATAAAAGACGTTGCAGTAGATTGGGATAAAAGTATGTACTTGGAAGCCGAGCCTGGCAACTATATTACGATTGCAAGAAAGGCTAAGGGCACAAACAACTGGTTTGTAGGTAATGTCAATGGAAAAGTGAGTCGCGAGTCGAATATCTCTTTAGACTTCTTAGATAAAGGGAAAAAATATATCGCAACGATTTATGCAGATGCCAAGGATGCCGATTATAAAACGAATCCTCAGGAATACACTATTAAAAAGATGAAGGTAACTAATACATCTAAATTATCATTAAAGAGTGTGGAAGGTGGAGGATATGCTATTAGTATAGTGGAAGAGTAA
- a CDS encoding MFS transporter, giving the protein MKPTKSILPVIVFCQFFCTSLWFAGNAVLNDLIESYDLKTSVIGDLTSAVQFGFIIGTLAFAILTISDRFSPSKVFLVCAILGASFNLGITIEHNQLWSILTFRFLTGFCLAGIYPVGMKIAADYYEKGLGKSLGYLVGALVLGTALPHLLKDLSSVYPWKSVIISTSVLASIGGILMFSLVPDGPFRKASHHLNLSAFFSVFKNQSFRSAAFGYFGHMWELYAFWTFVPFILKTYNDIHTHFNTNIPLVSFFIIAAGGLSCILGGYISKKIGSKKVAFLSLLLSCICCLLSPFLFSLNHHLFLLVILFWGMVVVSDSPQFSTLVATNVATEIKGTALTIVNCIGFAITIFSIQLITNLQNEINPKHLYIVLSIGPILGLIALTRNKEK; this is encoded by the coding sequence ATGAAACCGACTAAAAGTATACTCCCTGTAATTGTTTTTTGCCAGTTCTTCTGCACATCCCTTTGGTTTGCCGGTAATGCCGTATTAAATGATTTGATTGAAAGTTATGATTTAAAAACTTCAGTTATCGGAGATTTAACTTCGGCTGTTCAATTCGGGTTTATAATTGGAACGCTTGCATTTGCCATCCTTACTATTTCCGATAGGTTTTCTCCTTCTAAAGTTTTTTTGGTCTGTGCCATTTTAGGAGCCAGTTTTAATTTAGGAATAACAATAGAACATAATCAGTTATGGAGCATTTTAACATTTAGATTTTTAACAGGGTTTTGTCTGGCTGGCATTTACCCCGTTGGTATGAAAATAGCAGCCGATTATTACGAAAAAGGACTTGGCAAATCCCTGGGATATTTAGTAGGAGCTTTAGTCTTAGGAACAGCACTGCCTCACTTACTAAAAGACCTAAGTTCTGTTTACCCCTGGAAGTCGGTTATAATTTCAACATCGGTATTAGCATCTATTGGAGGTATATTAATGTTTTCTCTAGTTCCTGACGGTCCTTTTAGAAAAGCAAGTCACCACTTAAATTTATCAGCCTTTTTTAGTGTGTTTAAAAATCAATCCTTCCGCTCAGCGGCTTTTGGTTATTTTGGACATATGTGGGAACTTTATGCATTTTGGACCTTTGTTCCCTTTATTTTAAAAACCTACAATGATATTCACACACATTTCAATACTAACATTCCGCTGGTTTCATTTTTCATAATTGCTGCCGGAGGCCTGTCCTGTATTTTAGGAGGTTATATATCAAAAAAAATAGGATCTAAAAAAGTAGCTTTCCTTTCGCTTTTGTTATCCTGTATATGCTGTCTTTTATCTCCCTTTTTGTTTAGTTTAAATCATCATCTATTTCTTCTTGTTATTTTATTCTGGGGTATGGTTGTTGTCTCTGATTCACCCCAATTTTCAACGTTGGTAGCTACGAATGTAGCAACAGAAATAAAAGGAACAGCCTTAACAATTGTGAACTGTATTGGTTTTGCTATTACCATCTTCAGCATTCAATTAATTACTAATCTACAAAACGAAATAAACCCCAAACATCTGTATATAGTCCTTTCTATTGGTCCTATTTTAGGCTTAATAGCTTTAACAAGGAATAAAGAAAAATAA
- the ygiD gene encoding 4,5-DOPA-extradiol-dioxygenase — protein sequence MTLKDLDKMTSTMNNTGKMPVLFLGHGSPMNAIEENEFVRNFRKLGQELTRPNAILCISAHWETRGTYVTAMQNPPTIHDFGGFPQALFDVEYPAPGSPELAQETKNIITKTEVGLDEKWGLDHGAWSVIKHLYPNADIPVIQMSIDYTQSPKYHYELAKQINKLRHKGVLIVGSGNMVHNLRMVAWNKLNEEYAYDWATEANEKMKSFILNNNHNSLINFRSQGKAFDLAIPTPEHYLPLLYALALKEEDEKVTLFNDKPVAGSLTMTSLKIDAL from the coding sequence ATGACTTTGAAAGATTTAGATAAAATGACCTCTACCATGAATAATACAGGCAAAATGCCTGTATTATTCCTTGGTCATGGTAGCCCTATGAATGCTATTGAAGAAAATGAGTTTGTTAGGAATTTTAGAAAACTTGGGCAAGAACTTACAAGACCAAATGCCATTTTATGTATTTCTGCGCATTGGGAAACGCGAGGAACTTATGTAACTGCCATGCAAAATCCACCAACTATACACGATTTTGGTGGTTTTCCTCAAGCTTTATTCGATGTAGAATACCCTGCACCAGGCAGCCCTGAATTAGCACAGGAAACCAAAAACATCATTACAAAAACGGAAGTTGGTTTGGACGAAAAATGGGGACTTGATCACGGGGCTTGGAGTGTAATTAAGCACCTCTACCCTAATGCCGATATTCCTGTAATACAAATGAGTATTGATTACACACAATCTCCTAAATACCATTACGAACTTGCCAAACAAATCAATAAATTACGACATAAAGGCGTATTAATTGTTGGAAGCGGAAATATGGTGCACAATTTGCGTATGGTGGCATGGAATAAACTCAACGAAGAATATGCCTACGATTGGGCAACAGAAGCCAACGAAAAAATGAAAAGCTTCATTTTAAATAACAACCATAACAGTTTAATTAATTTTAGGTCGCAAGGTAAAGCCTTTGATTTGGCCATTCCTACGCCCGAACATTACCTTCCTCTACTCTATGCATTGGCTCTAAAAGAAGAGGATGAAAAAGTGACCTTGTTTAACGATAAACCTGTAGCCGGGTCATTAACCATGACCTCATTAAAGATTGATGCACTATAA
- a CDS encoding YceI family protein — MSTTKWVIDPSHSEIGFKVKHLMISNVKGAFTNYEATIEGEDIFSSPVTVKIETASISTNNADRDTHLKSADFFDVENHEFMTFESKSLTKVDDDEYKLTGVLTIKGISKDVVLDVEYGGTNTDPWGNEKLALEITGKINRKDWGLNWNAALETGGVLVADEVKIAAEVQFTKQVS, encoded by the coding sequence ATGTCTACAACAAAATGGGTTATCGACCCATCACACAGCGAAATAGGTTTTAAAGTAAAACATTTAATGATCTCTAATGTAAAAGGTGCTTTTACAAACTATGAAGCAACCATAGAGGGCGAAGATATTTTTTCTTCTCCTGTTACTGTAAAAATTGAAACTGCTTCCATTTCAACAAATAATGCAGACAGAGATACACACTTAAAAAGTGCCGATTTTTTCGATGTTGAAAACCATGAATTTATGACTTTTGAAAGCAAATCGTTAACTAAGGTTGACGACGACGAATATAAATTAACCGGTGTTTTAACCATAAAAGGCATTAGCAAAGATGTTGTTCTAGATGTTGAATATGGAGGAACAAATACAGATCCATGGGGCAACGAAAAGTTAGCGCTTGAAATTACAGGGAAAATTAATCGTAAAGACTGGGGGTTAAACTGGAATGCCGCTTTAGAAACGGGAGGTGTATTAGTAGCCGACGAAGTAAAAATCGCTGCTGAAGTACAGTTTACAAAACAAGTTTCATAA
- a CDS encoding helix-turn-helix domain-containing protein — MNQLFQIFKVDALEAAKIAAQPDEPHNHDFEELLIGVEGELEHFIDFDSVTIKAPFITFITKGKMHRVIPKPVNGICDIWAIRFKSEFIPETTFQLYSLYHNQANLKLEDNYCFKRLITLSNMIFDETQQKNPNYGIIRQLLSVIFTMIEVERKKETSENNTLNKTENTTFKNFLSILEENYHRPLGVEFYAEKLFMSSRNLNIICQNIMEQSVSEIIETRKLIEAKNLLLSTNKTVSEIAFELGYNEGSYFSKVFKKKSGQSPGDFREEIQNALIS; from the coding sequence ATGAATCAACTGTTTCAAATCTTTAAGGTAGATGCTTTAGAAGCCGCTAAAATTGCTGCACAACCTGACGAACCTCACAACCATGATTTTGAAGAATTACTTATTGGTGTCGAGGGCGAATTAGAGCATTTCATAGATTTCGATTCGGTGACCATTAAAGCTCCATTTATTACGTTTATTACCAAAGGAAAAATGCATCGCGTCATCCCTAAACCTGTAAATGGCATTTGCGACATTTGGGCCATTCGATTTAAAAGCGAATTTATTCCCGAGACCACGTTTCAGCTATATTCATTATATCATAATCAGGCTAACCTAAAACTTGAAGACAATTACTGCTTTAAACGCTTGATTACCTTGAGCAATATGATTTTTGATGAAACACAACAGAAAAATCCTAATTACGGTATTATCAGGCAATTGTTAAGCGTTATTTTTACGATGATTGAAGTAGAACGCAAAAAAGAAACATCGGAAAACAACACGCTTAATAAAACTGAAAACACCACGTTTAAAAATTTCCTGAGCATACTTGAAGAAAACTATCATCGCCCGTTGGGTGTTGAATTTTATGCCGAAAAGCTTTTTATGTCCTCGAGAAACCTGAATATTATTTGCCAGAATATTATGGAGCAAAGTGTTTCGGAAATTATTGAAACCCGAAAACTTATTGAGGCGAAGAATTTACTATTATCAACAAACAAAACCGTTTCTGAAATAGCTTTCGAATTAGGCTATAACGAGGGATCATATTTTTCAAAAGTATTCAAGAAAAAATCTGGCCAATCACCTGGAGACTTCCGTGAAGAGATTCAAAACGCACTCATTTCCTAA